From the genome of Bradyrhizobium sp. ORS 278:
TGAGAACCCGGATGTCGCTGCGCTCATCCGGGCTACGCGTTCGCTGACAGCTATGACACCGGTGTCATTCCGGGCTCGTGCTGCGCACGCCCTGGAATGACGAGCATTTGTGGAGCGTCTGCGGAGTTCTTCCAATCTGTGATAGCCTTGGGCGCGAGGACCACCAGGGAGAGCGCCATGGCCAGGAAGAGCCGCAGCACCAATTCAGCATCTCGCGCCGCCGCCAAGGCCGCGCCAAGTAAGACCGCAAAGACCAGGCAAGCGGCGAAGACCCTCGCCAAGACTGTGGTCAAAACGCCCGCCAAGCCGGGCAAGGCGGCCGCGCCGTCCGCGCGCAAGGCGCTTGTCAGCAAGGGTCGCACCATTTCGGCGCCGCGACGGCCGAAGCAGAAGATCGCGATCAGCCATCACCGCGAGGCTGACTTCAAGGCCGACGGTCTGCGCGCCTACGCGCATTATCGCGACCTCGGCATTGCCGCCGCCACGCACGGGCTCGCCCGTGCGCATGTCATCCGCATGCTGCCGCCGTGCAATCCGCAGGAGGTCTCCAAGCTGCACATCCATGCCGTGGATTTCCAGATGGTCTATGTGCTCAAGGGCTGGGTGAAGAGCTATCTCGAAGGCGTTGGCGAGACGCTGATGACGGAGGGCAGCTGCTGGACGCAGCCGCCGAAGATCCGGCACATGATCCTCGACTATTCCGACGACGTCGAGCTGCTCGAAGTGATCCTGCCGGCCGATTTCAAAACGGTCGAACTCTCGACGTAAAGCCGACAGAAACGGATGGAAACATCGTCGCGTGATGGCGGCGGCCGTCGCGCGTGTGTGTTGACGTCCGGTCTCGCGTCACGGAGACGGACGGGCTGGCGACGAATGCGGAAGGTCGCGTTCGGCGCGGGCTTGTGTAAGGCGTATCCGTCCCGTTGCCGTCCTTCGTCGTCCAATACGCTCCCGCGAGCAGGCTCGCACCGCGGATCCGCGCGCCAGGGCAGTCCGGCTCCGCCGGCGAATGCTTCGATCGAGCCCAGGATCAGGCCCAGGCGCATCGCGAGGACATCGACTGGCTCCGCGCCATCGCGGTGCTCGCGGTCGTCGGCTTCCATTTCGAGGCGCCGGCGATCTTCGGCGGCTTCGTCGGCGTCGATATCTTCTTCGTCATTTCGGGCTATCTGATCACCGGCCTCATCGCGGCCGAGATGGCCCGAGGGCGATTCTCGTTCGCGGGCTTCTACGAGCGCCGCGTGCGGCGGCTGTTGCCGGCCCTTTACGTCATGGTGGCGTTCGCGGCGATCCCGGCGGCCAGCGACCTGCTGAGCTCGGAGCGCACCGAATTCTTCCGCTCCGCGGCCGCCGTCGTCACCTTCACCTCGAACGTCTTCTTCTGGCTGCGGGCCGGCTATTTCGATCATGCTGCCGTGGAGAAGCCGCTGCTGCATACCTGGTCGCTCGCGGTCGAGGAGCAGGTCTACCTGGTGCTGCCGGTGCTGGTCTGGGCGGTGCTGCGGCTGGCGCGTGGCCGCCGATTCGTGCTGCCGCTCACACTGGCGCTGCTCGCTGCGGCCTCGTTCGTGCTGAGCCTGTTGTTGATCAGCGGCCACGCGTCCGTGACCGCGTTCTTCCTCAGTCCGCCGCGGGCCTGGGAGTTTCTGCTGGGCGGGCTGGTGGCCGTCTCGGGCCTGCCGGCGCCGCGCCCGGGTCTGACGCGGGGCGCGGCGCGTACGCTGGCGCTGTTGCTGTTGGCCATCCCGATCCTGTCGCTGCGTCCCGGATCAGGCTTCCCCGGCGCCAACGCGCTGGCGCCGTGCCTCGGCGCGGCGCTGTTCCTGTGGAGCGGAGAAGGTGTCCCCAACTCGGCGCGAAGCCCGTTGTCGCCGCTCAGTGCAGTGGCGTTCGTCGGCCGCATCTCCTATTCGCTGTATCTCTGGCATTGGCCGCTGTTTGCCTTTGCGCGCTTTGCCAAGCCGGGCCTCGCGCTCGACGGCGGCGAGCGGGCAGTCCTGTTCGCGCTGACGGTCGCGGTGGCCACCTTGTCCTGGCGCTATGTCGAGCAGCCCTTTCGCGAGCGCCGCCTCGTGCCGACGCCGCGCGCCGCCTTCGGCCTCGCCGCGCTGGCGAGCGTGATCCTGCTCGTCGGGAGCGCCATCGGCCTGCTGCGCAGCGACGCCGCCTCCGATGCCGATCGCGCGGCGCAGCGCCTCGACGCCTACA
Proteins encoded in this window:
- a CDS encoding cupin domain-containing protein; this encodes MARKSRSTNSASRAAAKAAPSKTAKTRQAAKTLAKTVVKTPAKPGKAAAPSARKALVSKGRTISAPRRPKQKIAISHHREADFKADGLRAYAHYRDLGIAAATHGLARAHVIRMLPPCNPQEVSKLHIHAVDFQMVYVLKGWVKSYLEGVGETLMTEGSCWTQPPKIRHMILDYSDDVELLEVILPADFKTVELST
- a CDS encoding acyltransferase family protein, encoding MPSFVVQYAPASRLAPRIRAPGQSGSAGECFDRAQDQAQAHREDIDWLRAIAVLAVVGFHFEAPAIFGGFVGVDIFFVISGYLITGLIAAEMARGRFSFAGFYERRVRRLLPALYVMVAFAAIPAASDLLSSERTEFFRSAAAVVTFTSNVFFWLRAGYFDHAAVEKPLLHTWSLAVEEQVYLVLPVLVWAVLRLARGRRFVLPLTLALLAAASFVLSLLLISGHASVTAFFLSPPRAWEFLLGGLVAVSGLPAPRPGLTRGAARTLALLLLAIPILSLRPGSGFPGANALAPCLGAALFLWSGEGVPNSARSPLSPLSAVAFVGRISYSLYLWHWPLFAFARFAKPGLALDGGERAVLFALTVAVATLSWRYVEQPFRERRLVPTPRAAFGLAALASVILLVGSAIGLLRSDAASDADRAAQRLDAYNTYDMKPVYRYGACFTTPDGRVAEDCLRADTGKTNILLWGDSFAAHAYHGLKLQLDPDRVNIMQATQPTCMPTFSAETQSVPACRALAAQMRDHLASHRPDLVVMAADWLEDARPPRYAGMLRDLRLTLARLSEAGIPVVILGPAVQFRARLPSMLARATLRGVTPDPAMFVRSDIFALDQAMQAALPSGEGLFYVSILSAVCAERGCPLTVGDVPLSFDHAHLTAEGSVHVMGKVAPLILPRAMLSGSIQEADDRAHQAGREGARDD